TAGGAAATAAGCATGTACCCTTTCGTCACCCGTTAATTCTGGATGAAAAGATGTCACTAACATCTGCTTTTCTCTAGCTGCCACGATAGCCCCATTGACTTGAGCTAAAATCTCCACTTCTGGTCCAACAGCTTCAATAATTGGCCCACGAATAAAGACCATTGGGATCTCCCCTATTCCCTTAAATTCAGCATCTGTGACAAAACTGCCCAATTGGCGACCATAGGCATTTCTGGCTACATTGATGTCCATACTTGCCAAATGTTTTGTTTGGTCCCCCACTATGGTTTTGGCCAACAAAATCAGACCCGCACAAGTTCCAAATACAGGTAGTCCTGCATCAATTTTCGCCTTTATCAAGTCAAACAAGTCTAAATCATGCAAGAGTTTCCCCATGACTGTCGACTCTCCCCCTGGTAGAATGAGCCCGTCCAAATCAGCGTGGGCTTCCCAATCTTGTCGATTTCTGATTTGAACCGTTTCAACCCCAAGTGCTTTCAAGACCTGCTCATGTTCTGCAAAAGCACCTTGCAAAGCCAGTATTCCGATTTTTGTCATTTATTTTCCTCGCTCTGCCATTAGGATGTCAATTTCATCCTTGTTGATACCAACCATGGCTTCACCCAAATCTTCTGACACTTGCGCCAAAATATCTGGACGATTATAGTTAGTCACTGCTTTGACGATGGCTTCCGCACGTTTTTTCGGATCTCCTGATTTGAAAATCCCTGAACCAACAAAGACACCTTCAGCACCCAACTGCATCATAAGCGCAGCATCCGCTGGCGTCGCTACACCACCTGCCGCAAAATTGACAACAGGCAACTTGCCATGTTCGTGGACATAACGGACCAAATCAATTGGAACCTGCAAGTCTTTAGCAGTAATATAAAGCTCATCGTCTCTAAGATTTTGGATGCGACGAATCTCTTGATTCATGAGTCGTAAGTGGTGAACTGCTTGCACAATATCACCAGTCCCAGGTTCGCCCTTAGTACGAATCATTGAGGCCCCTTCAGAGATACGGCGGAGCGCCTCACCAAGGTCCTTGGCCCCACAGACGAAAGGAACATCAAACTTGGTTTTATCCACATGAATAAGGTCGTCAGCAGGCGTCAATACCTCACTCTCATCGATATAATCAATCTCAATCGCTTGCAAAATCTGTGCTTCCACGAAATGACCAATACGCACCTTGGCCATAACTGGAATACTAACAGCGTCCTGAATTTCCTTAATCATCTTAGGATCACTCATACGTGACACACCACCCACAGCACGAATATCAGCCGGAATGCGTTCCAAGGCCATGACAGCAGCCGCTCCCGCCGCCTCGGCGATACGTGCCTGCTCAGGGTTTTGAACGTCCATGATGACGCCCCCCTTAAGCATCTGTGCCAAATTTTTATTTAAGTCGTAACGATTTGTCATTGCAATCACCTCTCATGTTTTTATGCCCTTTATTTTACACAGGATGATTTTTGAAAAAAAGAGTCTTTTTCTCAAACTGTATGGGGACAATTACTCTTTCAATCATATCTATAGACGAAAAAATAAATAAATTAGGAAAACTCTTTTATAGACTATAACTATCACAAATATGAGCAACTTTTTATAAGAGTATGGCGTTTTTGTATCCGTTTTCTATTGAAGTTATTAGAATATAAGATTAAAATATAATTGTAAATTAATTTTTGGTATTCATGTTGTTTTTATTATCACAGCATGAATTAACCAAGTCACCATAAAAGGGGAAAAATTATGGAAAACAAAGTTCGTTTCAAACTTCATAAAGTTAAGAAACATTGGATCACAATCACTGCCTCAAGTTTGGCTATTGGAGCTTCACTGATTGGCCTGGGGCAAGTCGGAGCTGATGAAGTCAAGCCTGAAACGACTACTATTTACAGTCCTGAAAATGTCGTCTCTGACAGCAATCTTGAGACAAGTGCCAGCCTCATTACAAGAACCGAAGTAGCTCCAGCAAGCACTACTGTTGAGAAAGCTTCTAGTGAAGCAGTCTCAACTGATACTGCATCTACTAATGTTGCTACTCAACCTACAGAAACTATTACTACACAGCCTACCAGTGAAACTAATCAAAAGGTTGAGGTAGCTCCAGTTAATGAAACAACTACTGCCGATAGGAGTGTTGAAACCTCATCCGAAACAAGCGACAACGCAACTACTGCTCAGGAATTACCTTCCCAAGGTGGCAAGTTCACCTCAGATGATCAAGGTAACTGGTATTACCTAGACAGCGAGGGCCACAAACTAACGGGTCCACAAACCATCGACAGCTTCAGCCTCTACTTCCATGACAATGGTATCCAGGCAAAAGGTGAAAAGATTACCATTGATGGCAAGGATTACTACTACGATAAAGATAATGGACGCAAGGTAACTGATACAAGCATTGAAGTAGACGGTAAAACCTATCTAGCAGATGCTGATGGCATCCTAACCGAAAAAACACAACTACCTACTCAGGTCGTGACTGGTGGCCATTTCCAATCTGATAACCAACAAGACTGGTATTACTACACTGCTAATGGTGAAAAATTGACTGATTGGCAAAATGTTGATGGTGTCATCCTTTATTTTGATAAAGATGGCAAACAAGTCAAAGGACAAAAACAAGAAATCGACGGCAAGCACTACTATTTTGCCTATCATAATGGTGCCTTAATGACTAATCAATGGTATGAACATATCATCTTTAATAGTTACAGAACCAACCCAATGTATACGCACCTCTTTGAATATCTAGGAGAGGACGGTGCTCCCGTTACAGGTTGGCATACAATCGATAACAAACGCTACTACTTCCAATCAGACGGCCTGAGAGCTCAAAATGATGTCGTAACCATTGATGGGAAAGAATATTTGTTTGATTATGACGGTCAATTGGTTAAGAACACGTATGGCATCGTTGAAAGACCTTCTATGTTTTTCTCTAGTAAAACAACTTACCACACTGATGCTGACGGCGTCATCCAAACCGGTAGACATATAATTGATGGTAAGGAATACATTTTTACTGAAAATGGGGTTGTCCTAAACGGTATTATCACTTTTGAAAATAAAGATTATTTTGTCATTAATAGTGAAGTCCAAAAAAATAGCCTTAAAGCCTACTTTGCACCCGTTGTCTATCACAATGAAGGTATTTTTCATGGAATCTATGGCACTGATGAAAACGGGGTTGCCTTAAAAGGATTCCAACGAGGTATTGATGGTCAACTCCACTACTTCCAACCAGCAGTAAAAAGTGTCACTAAGCCTTCATGGGAGGAAATCAATGGGCAACGTTACCGATTGACAGATGGAGATTACGTCGAACCTACTGCTGGTATGCGTCCTACAATTATTGTCTCTAATACAACTTTGAAAGTTGATGACAAAGTCTATTCCTTTGATGACATGGGAATCTCAACTGAAGTTACACCTAAAAATCAATTTATTCGCGACGATTTTTGGAACTGGTACTACTACGATGCTGATGGCAAGCTCCTAACTGGTCGTCAAACCATTGATGGTATTCAGCTCTACTTTGATAAAAATGGTAAGCAAGCCAAAGGAACTTTGGTTGACATCGATGGGGATACCTACTACTTCGATAAAGATAGCGGAGCTTTATGGACCAATCGTACCATTGAACTTGGTGGCGTAACCTATACTATTGATGAAGAAGGACATGTCACATCATCTCTACGCAACACCTTTGTTCAGGACAAGGATGGCGATTGGACTTATCTCAAAGATAAGGGACAATTAGCTACTGGATGGCAAACCATTAATGGTGTCCAACTC
Above is a window of Streptococcus salivarius DNA encoding:
- a CDS encoding KxYKxGKxW signal peptide domain-containing protein; its protein translation is MENKVRFKLHKVKKHWITITASSLAIGASLIGLGQVGADEVKPETTTIYSPENVVSDSNLETSASLITRTEVAPASTTVEKASSEAVSTDTASTNVATQPTETITTQPTSETNQKVEVAPVNETTTADRSVETSSETSDNATTAQELPSQGGKFTSDDQGNWYYLDSEGHKLTGPQTIDSFSLYFHDNGIQAKGEKITIDGKDYYYDKDNGRKVTDTSIEVDGKTYLADADGILTEKTQLPTQVVTGGHFQSDNQQDWYYYTANGEKLTDWQNVDGVILYFDKDGKQVKGQKQEIDGKHYYFAYHNGALMTNQWYEHIIFNSYRTNPMYTHLFEYLGEDGAPVTGWHTIDNKRYYFQSDGLRAQNDVVTIDGKEYLFDYDGQLVKNTYGIVERPSMFFSSKTTYHTDADGVIQTGRHIIDGKEYIFTENGVVLNGIITFENKDYFVINSEVQKNSLKAYFAPVVYHNEGIFHGIYGTDENGVALKGFQRGIDGQLHYFQPAVKSVTKPSWEEINGQRYRLTDGDYVEPTAGMRPTIIVSNTTLKVDDKVYSFDDMGISTEVTPKNQFIRDDFWNWYYYDADGKLLTGRQTIDGIQLYFDKNGKQAKGTLVDIDGDTYYFDKDSGALWTNRTIELGGVTYTIDEEGHVTSSLRNTFVQDKDGDWTYLKDKGQLATGWQTINGVQLYFDGSGKQIKGKRILIDGKYYYFSENNGELLRNAFYPYNYYSKLYFGNDGAQVFGWYTLDGHRVYFKEDGLQAKEELLLIDGNYYYFNQDGQLLVDGPAKSFSIIYLADSEGKLLTGWREIDGKTYYLDPSNQYRYVNTTKTIDGKTYLFGSYTELLRNDTSYSYASDENGIVRTGFYRTDEGYLCYLEPQVISSYQPTWKEIDGKLYHFEKSTSLGKHLYSSPITTNATLEKDGKTYVIDENGVATKKVN
- the pdxS gene encoding pyridoxal 5'-phosphate synthase lyase subunit PdxS is translated as MTNRYDLNKNLAQMLKGGVIMDVQNPEQARIAEAAGAAAVMALERIPADIRAVGGVSRMSDPKMIKEIQDAVSIPVMAKVRIGHFVEAQILQAIEIDYIDESEVLTPADDLIHVDKTKFDVPFVCGAKDLGEALRRISEGASMIRTKGEPGTGDIVQAVHHLRLMNQEIRRIQNLRDDELYITAKDLQVPIDLVRYVHEHGKLPVVNFAAGGVATPADAALMMQLGAEGVFVGSGIFKSGDPKKRAEAIVKAVTNYNRPDILAQVSEDLGEAMVGINKDEIDILMAERGK
- the pdxT gene encoding pyridoxal 5'-phosphate synthase glutaminase subunit PdxT — encoded protein: MTKIGILALQGAFAEHEQVLKALGVETVQIRNRQDWEAHADLDGLILPGGESTVMGKLLHDLDLFDLIKAKIDAGLPVFGTCAGLILLAKTIVGDQTKHLASMDINVARNAYGRQLGSFVTDAEFKGIGEIPMVFIRGPIIEAVGPEVEILAQVNGAIVAAREKQMLVTSFHPELTGDERVHAYFLDMINQAKEEKL